GGAAAGAACGACCGATCGGGATAGTACCGACGACCAGGGTCGTAACCTTCTTCATATGACGGCTCAAAATGGATGTTTCTTCATGTTGCGCTGTTTGATCGCCAACGGGTTTGATGCAGCAACGGCTAACATAAGCAACGGTTGGAACGTCTTTCACTATATTGCGTTCAATCAGGATGAAGATCGCACTGATAAAATATTGGAATTCTTGTTGATTAAAGGCTACATGCATTGGTTCGATGATTTGGACCGTATGGTCGACTCAGAGAGCAATTTGCTAAAAGCATgcacaaatcaaaacacacaaagtAAGGAAAAgctcaacaaaaaacagtaTGCCCTGCTAGCGTTGTACGTCATATTCAGTAAAGAGGACTTAGCTAAGCTGTTGTCCGACCCGGAACAGCAGGAAGCTATGCAATGTTTGCGGGAAGCAGGTCAGAGTAATGCGAAGACTAGTATTATTCAACAAGTTCGCGATGGTATTCCCAAGTTTGCTCAAGTAATATTTGCGGAGTATTATGCTGCCTGTTGGATATTCGACAATCAACAACGCATGCGAAGTGAGAGCTTCTTCCGATCGTGGACATTTTGGACTGGATACAGCGGAAGCAGTAAACAATACCGAACTCGTGATTTCCTAAATCGTTTAATAACAAAAGATAGTGAGAGGTGTGATCTTCACTTGGCTGtaatcaatcaatcagcaCAACAAGTTCGTGCGTTACTCTCCAAGCATCCTTCGGTTGTATTCGAGAAGGATGCCGTTGGTCGATTACCGCTTCACTTAGCAGTGACATATTCATCCGAAGAGATAGTACATATGCTGACAGAAAAAATGTCTCGTCAGGCAGTAAATACAAAAGATAAATTTTTCCAGTGGACCGCTTTGGACTATGCATTTGCAAGTCGTTACGAAGATACAGTACAACACCTGCTAACTGTTggagcagtggtggatgaGGACAACTTGCTCCAACAGATATTGTCAAACAATTTACGGAGTTTAATAACGGGTGCACATTACTATGCAGACTTTTTAAACTCTCATGACCACTCCAGGGCGATTGCGAAtcgactactcgttcgatCAGTAGAATATTTGCTCTACGAAAAACAGTTTGACGTGTTTTCTCGCCATACGGAACTCGAATCTTTGACAGTCTTAGAGTATTGCTCGAAGTATAATATGATCGGTATATTCAAACATCTTGTTTCCCAATTGAGCATTCGGGAAAGAATATCAACCGAACTTTCGAGTCAGTTGTTTCAAATAGCATCGGAGAACAATGCACAtgatattaaaacatattttgtgGATGAAAACAATTCGCTTCTTCCCCAAATGAAATCTGTGGCTGAGCTCATCTCTGCCGTTAAGTCTTGTATCAATCGCAATAAAATCAGCTCATTCAAGAGCCTTTTTCATGCACTGTGCCTCCGTATCAACACTCATATAGTAGCCGATACAGACATTGTCGTAGACGATTATGCTCCGGGTGATGACAGCATACCACCGTTGGATAAAAAACACTATCCAAAAATTTGTTGTGTACAAAGTTCCACGAACGTTGGAATGCCGTTGCCTGAATATGATGAGAAAGATATCCTGAACGAAGGACACGTTATCGAAGCTCTTCTCGCCACAGCAGTGCATGAGGGGAACTTGCCGATGGTGAAATACATTGTGCAGAAGACCAACATGGCCATCTCCAACAGAACCATTGTGATGGTCATgagattgttaccgaagaaggaTGATATTTGTCATGAGAAGTCGATGGATGCATTCTCATATCTTCTGGAAAGAACGACCGATCGGGATAGTACCGACGACCAGGGTCGTAACCTTCTTCATATGACGGCTCAAAATGGATGTTTCTTCATGTTGCGCTGTTTGATCGCCAACGGGTTTGATGCAGCAACGGCTAACATAAGCAACGGTTGGAACGTCTTTCACTATATTGCGTTCAATCAGGATGAAGATCGCACTGATAAAATATTGGAATTCTTGTTGATTAAAGGCTACATGCATTGGTTCGATGATTTGGACCGTATGGTCGACTCAGATAGCAATTTGCTAGAAGCATgcacaaatcaaaacacacaaagtAAGGAAAAGCTCAACAAACAACAGTATGCTCTGCTAGCGTTGTACGTCATATTCAGTAAAGAGGACTTAGCTGAGCTGTTGTTCGACCCGGAACAGCAGGAAGCTATGCAATGCTTGCGGAAAGCAGGTCAGAGTAATGCGAAGGCTAGTATTATTCAACAAGTTCGCGATGGTATTCCCAAGTTTGCTCAAGTAATATTTGCGGAGTATTATGCTGCCTGTTGGATATTCGACAATCAACAACGCATGCGAAGTGAGAGCTTCTTCCGATCGTGGACATTTTGGACTGGATACAGCGGAAGCAGTAAACAATACCGAACTCGTGATTTCCTAAATCGTTTAATAACAAAAGATAGTGAGAGGTGTGATCTTCACTTGGCTGtaatcaatcaatcagcaCAACAAGTTCGTGCGTTACTCTCCAAGGATCCTTCGGTTGTATTCGAGAAGGATGCCGTTGGTCGATTACCGCTTCACTTAGCAGTGACATATTCATCCGGAGAGATAGTAAATATGCTGACAGAAAAAATGTCTCGTCAGGCAGTAAATACAAAAGATAAATTTTTCCAGTGGACCGCTTTGGACTATGCATTTGCAAATCTTTACGAAGATACAGTACAACACCTGCTAACTGTTggagcagtggtggatgaGGACAACTTGCTCCAACAGATATTGTCAAACAATATATTTTCGTTAATATGGGGTGCACATCTTTATGCAGACTTTTTAAACTCTCATGACCACTCCAGGGCGATTGCGAAtcgactactcgttcgatCAGTAGAATATTTGCTCTACGAAAAACAGTTTGACGTGTTTTCTCGCCATACGGAACTCGAATCTTTGACAGTCTTAGAGTATTGCTCGAAGTATAATATGATCGGTATATTCAAACATCTTGTTTCCCAATTGAGCATTCGGGAAAGAATATCAACCGAACTTTCGAGTCAGTTGTTTCAAATAGCATCGGAGAACAATGCACAtgatattaaaacatattttgtaGATGAAAACAATTCGCTTCTTCCCCAAATGAAATCTGTGGCTGAGCTCATCTCTGCCGTTAAGTCTTGTATCAATCGCAATCAAATCAGCTCATTCAAGGGTCTTTTTCACGCACTGTGCCTCCGTATCAACACTAATATTGTAGACGATACAGACATTGTCGTAGACGATTATGCTCCGGGTGATGACAGCATACCACCGTTGGATAAAAAACACTATCCCAAAACTTGTTGTGTACAAAGTTCCACGAACGTTGGAATGCCGTTGCCTGAATATGATGAGAAAGATATCCTGAACGAAGGACACGTTATCGAAGCTCTTCTCGCCACAGCAGTGCATGAGGGGAACTTGCCGATGGTGAAATACATTGTGCAGAAGACCAACATGGCCATCTCCAACAGAACCATTGTGATGGTCATgagattgttaccgaagaaggaTGATATTTGTCATGAGAAGTCGATGGATGCATTCTCATATCTTCTGGAAAGAACGACCGATCGGGATAGTACCGACGACCAGGGTCGTAACCTTCTTCATATGACGGCTCAAAATGGATGTTTCTTCATGTTGCGCTGTTTGATCGTCAAAGGGTTCGATCCAGCAACGGCTAACATAAGCAACGGTTGGAACGTCTTTCACTATATTGCGTTCAATCAGGATGAAGATCGCACTGATAAAATATTGGAATTCTTGTTGATTAAAGGCTACATGCATTGGTTCGATGATTTGGACCGTATGGTCGACTCAGATAGCAATTTGCTAGAAGCATgcacaaatcaaaacacacaaagtAAGGAAAAGCTCAACAAACAACAGTATGCTCTGCTAGCGTTGTACGTCATATTCAGTAAAGAGGACTTAGCTGAGCTGTTGTTCGACCCGGAACAGCAGGAAGCTATGCAATGCTTGCGGGAAGCAGGTCAGAGTAATGCGAAGACTAGTATTATTCAACAAGTTCGCGATGGTATTCCCAAGTTTGCTCAAGTAATATTTGCGGAGTATTATGCTGCCTGTTGGATATTCGACAATCAACAACGCATGCGAAGTGAGAGCTTCTTCCGATCGTGGACATTTTGGACTGGATACAGCGGAAGCAGTAAACAATACCGAACTCGTGATTTCCTAAATCGTTTAATAACAAAAGATAGTGAGAGGTGTGATCTTCACTTGGCTGtaatcaatcaatcagcaCAACAAGTTCGTGCGTTACTCTCCAAGGATCCTTCGGTTGTATTCGAGAAGGATGCCGTTGGTCGATTACCGCTTCACTTAGCAGTGACATATCTATCCGGAGAGATAGTAAATATGCTGACAGAAAAAATGTCTCGTCAGGCAGTAAATACAAAAGATAAATTTTTCCAGTGGACCGCTTTGGACTATGCATTTGCAAGTCGTTACGAAGATACAGTACAACACCTGCTAACTGTTggagcagtggtggatgaGGACAACTTGCTCCAACAGATATTGTCAAACAATTTACGGAGTTTAATAACGGGTGCACATTACTATGCAGACTTTTTAAACTCTCATGGCCACTCCAGGGCGATTGCGAATCGACTACACGTTCGATCAGTAGAATATTTGCTCTACGAAAAACAGTTTGACGTGTTTTCTCGCCATACGGAACTCGAATCTTTGACAGTCTTAGAGTATTGCTCGAAGTATAATATGATCGGTATATTCAAACATCTTGTTTCCCAATTGAGCATTCGGGAAAGAATATCAACCGAACTTTCGAGTCAGTTGTTTCAAATAGCATCGGAGAACAATGCACAtgatattaaaacatattttgtaGATGAAAACAATTCGCTTCTTCCCCAAATGAAATCTGTGGCTGAGCTCATCTCTGCCGTTAAGTCTTGTATAAATCGCAATCAAATCAGCTCATTCAAGGGTCTTTTTCACGCACTGTGCCTTCGTATCAACACTAATATTGTAGACGATACAGACATTGTCGTAGACGATTATGCTCCGGGTGATGACAGCATACCACCGTTGGATAAAAAACACTATCCCAAAACTTGTTGTGTACAAAGTTCCACGAACGTTGGAATGCCGTTGCCTGAATATGATGAGAAAGATATCCTGAACGAAGGACACGTTATCGAAGCTCTTCTCGCCACAGCAGTGCATGAGGGGAACTTGCCGATGGTGAAATACATTGTGCAGAAGACCAACATGGCCATCTCCAACAGAACCATTGTGATGGTCATgagattgttaccgaagaaggaTGATATTTGTCATGAGAAGTCGATGGATGCATTCTCATATCTTCTGGAAAGAACGACCGATCGGGATAGTACCGACGACCAGGGTCGTAACCTTCTTCATATGACGGCTCAAAATGGATGTTTCTTCATGTTGCGCTGTTTGATCGCCAACGAGTTTGATGCAGCAACGGCTAACATAAGCAACGGTTGGAACGTCTTTCACTATGTTGCGTTCAATCAGGATGAAGATCGCACTGATAAAATATTGGAATTCTTGTTGATTAAAGGCTACATGCATTGGTTCGATGATTTGGACCGTATGGTCGACTCAGATAGCAATTTGCTAGAAGCATgcacaaatcaaaacacacaaagtAAGGAAAAGCTCAACAAACAACAGTATGCTCTGCTAGCGTTGTACGTCATATTCAGTAAAGAGGACTTAGCTAAGCTGTTGTCCGACCCGGAACAGCAGGAAGCTATGCAATGTTTGCGGGAAGCAGGTCAGAGTAATGCGAAGGCTAGTATTATTCAACAAGTTCGCGATGGTATTCCCAAGTTTGCTCAAGTAATATTTGCGGAGTATTATGCTGCCTGTTGGATATTCGACAATCAACAACGCATGCGAAGTGAGAGCTTCTTCCGATCGTGGACATTTTGGACTGGATACAGCGGAAGCAGTAAACAATACCGAACTCGTGATTTCCTAAATCGTTTAATAACAAAAGATAGTGAGAGGTGTGATCTTCACTTGGCTGtaatcaatcaatcagcaGAACAAGTTCGTGCGTTACTCTCCAAGCATCCTTCGGTTGTATTCGAGAAGGATGCCGTTGGTCGATTACCGCTTCACTTAGCAGTGACATATCTATCCGGAGAGATAGTAAATATGCTGACAGAAAAAATGTCTCGTCAGGCAGTAAATACAAAAGATAAATTTTTCCAGTGGACCGCTTTGGACTATGCATTTGCAAATCGTTACGAAGATACAGTACAACACCTGCTAACTGTTggagcagtggtggatgaGGACAACTTGCTCCAACAGATATTGTCAAACAATTTACGGAGTTTAATAACGAGTGCACATTACTATGCAGACTTTTTAAACTCTCATGGCCACTCCAGGGCGATTGCGAATCGACTACACGTTCGATCAGTAGAATATTTGCTCTACGAAAAACAGTTTGACGTGTTTTCTCGCCATACGGAACTCGAATCTTTGACAGTCTTAGAGTATTGCTCGAAGTATAATATGATCGGTATATTCAAACATCTTGTTTCCCAATTGAGCATTCGGGAAAGAATATCAACCGAACTTTCGAGTCAGTTGTTTCAAATAGCATCGGAGAACAATGCACAtgatattaaaacatattttgtaGATGAAAACAATTCGCTTCTTCCCCAAATGAAATCTGTGGCTGAGCTCATCTCTGCCGTTAAGTCTTGTATAAATCGCAATCAAATCAGCTCATTCAAGGGTCTTTTTCACGCACTGTGCCTCCGTATCAACACTAATATTGTAGACGATACAGACATTGTCGTAGACGATTATGCTCCGGGTGATGACAGCATACCACCGTTGGATAAAAAACACTATCCCAAAACTTGTTGTGTACAAAGTTCCACGAACGTTGGAATGCCGTTGCCTGAATATGATGAGAAAGATATCCTGAACGAAGGACACGTTATCGAAGCTCTTCTCGCCACAGCAGTGCATGAGGGGAACTTGCAGATGGGGAAATACATTGTACAGAAGACCAACATGGCCATCTCCAACAGAACCATTGTGATGGTCATgagattgttaccgaagaaggaTGATGTTTGTCATGAGAAGTCGATGGAAGCATTCTCATATCTTCTGGAAAGAACGACCGATCGGGATAGTACCGACGACCAGGGTCGTAACCTTCTTCATATGACGGCTCAAAATGGATGTTTCTTCATGTTGCGCTGTTTGATCGTCAAAGGGTTTGATGTAACGGTAGTAAACCagaaaaatgatgatgatgtttttcaTTACGTTGCTTTCGATCAGGATGAGgatcgtaaacaaaaaaaggttgaaCTAATTGTTGAGAAAATGAGGCAACTACAGCGAGTTACTTTGGTTTCTTCAGTAAATGTTGGATGAAATACGCGTTCAGATTTTGACTTACAATAAACTGATTGGATAGATCATATAACAGAACGGAACTGATGAGAGACcatataatttttaaactgaTTCAGATTTGCAATAAACAATAGTTCAACCGTAGAATTAAACGCCGCATAGTCCTTGACTTCTGAGGCCCAAAACGTTTGAGGACTTTATATTGTAGACGATACCTTGTGTTATGCGGTCGCTTTACTGTCCCACCGTTGTCCTAAGACTTGAACGAGTGCAAAAATCATTAAAAGTCCTTGCTATCCAATTCGTTGTCAAGAATAGGGGCGGGACAGTCTTGAAGTGAAATAATACGCTCCCATGCCAAGCCCTTTTCATCTCCTCAACCCTGCTCAATAATTCGACGTCTCTAGGCTATTTTCCACATTAAAACTTTACGTTCCTTGCTGTATGCTTCGATCCCGTACCTCTTCCATATACGTTAAGAATAGTTATTAAACTTAGTTTGTTTAATAGCTTAGATATGTCGTTAGATTAGTTGTTAAGTTTATAAATTCATATACCCATTaaaggaaaatgaataaagaatgtataataacaataagacaaacatttattaccgaacaatttaacaaaatttattacaagAACATTTCGAATACATGTGGAAGTATTACTTATACGTCTTACTTCCACATTAATGGCTTTTGATGAGAATTCAATGATGACAAATAAGGTAATGAGCTAGAATAGATCAATTGTAGatttaacacattttaagATATTCTCTCTCATATCACAATATCAACAAATTTTATTCGTAGACGAGATTGTTATTTGTTCCGGCAGCAAagagcgtttttgttttctttatcggAAGAACGACTGGGCTTTATATCTTCTAAACTATACTTAACATCTAGTGTGGGGACCAATTCTCTTTCCGATAGTTCTTTCATTCTCGTGACACGTCTATATTCGCTGAGGTTCAATTGCAGAttgtatttcaaacatttctaGATTAACATTCGCCTATCACGATCCTACGCGAAGCTTCTCGAACGGACGGCAAGGGTTCGTCTCTCTATTTC
The Anopheles moucheti chromosome 2, idAnoMoucSN_F20_07, whole genome shotgun sequence genome window above contains:
- the LOC128297647 gene encoding uncharacterized protein LOC128297647 gives rise to the protein MEPSQNEHGNLQIGQNSKPPANEVSQGKTGIHGTSYHLRVALVIMLRAIDLRRKGKLFDFKFTMEDPNAGKFDDVVFRYSLSSTPEEFDCVYIQAKHMQVKKTSITKDALLTKWNTKAQFSIPKYFTSYLHGYDPSLKGSHTYILCTNQSFDKKLLNNNNFVPREPDADNILSFCKVIEATCYRFNSQTEIESLKDELRMASLEKLGCMIADYVHKKKQMPSNIYMFKINVNLIAKCVEIHDSGTLQFNEEFRAADESTLVGRLGSGFVQEYIKLTRKNEVNWENVRIKVDPSFSESILDIDKNSLYGETQYYEMVDVIIQQFFDKFMFVSGSMSETEMLKKINDLMPPWMSNRESTYNSLLRLLLDSMNKSTHIKWQDLKQHFVETNTNEIFTMVRSSTNEYLDAMHVRYSDINVEPNRLKNALYDFINNTPRYDVYPYRHTTNMQVNCLIVAQTLALRHYRCLFVDVTSSKFKDKMFDVIDKLMEFFAAVDLSSEYIVTILGQQESAMLGAIRHCTESYKTKIIIVEAATADDLSKGRLFVSDLTEEARKQLFEQHDHFNLFGTTTALDALVRDNDSLSLLFDVLDKSGKIEMAENVNVKNFEKIASWYIPRSCAPYSEDKQKFEPHLVEQEITAVMLQSIIAQKQQASRFPAAFNNVNNGKIHIFLDEAGYGKSTYFTWLASAISKDNASLYVIRMNALEHSPDFSDLQHLNPESLDDTQIIRIFYCLWHMTLIVPNINIRSTKQLVNERKKAKDLAEHLSVSNNSIQIDDGLMKETQLSVDLLLQLRFFVSKLNGQQSVCLLDGVDEIAPHYKDFVMAYFARLATLHGIRNLYLSTRPYNFTDEFKYTFSGCKMWRIVPFSQTDRVLFFINYLEREMEEYKISNEDLQLKILKSMYTFTNNSIPDMKIIPLYLDMAANIFLSKVKTRQSVRGQAVSTELFEETKFDQLQIISYFIDEKLRIRNNEKAGDIDFASKTPVQIESHVKANNDLKSGHALLAMLVIFNKRVNDILFTDDERKQAVGFMREVVVGNEKTGIIREIRDDVPQFSHRIFAEYFSAYWIYSNKHRMRSESFFRSWEYWGVEEYRTRDFLNHLILRDCARERNDIHMAIINQSEQQLRELLSNDSSVALLKDAVGRLPLHLAVIYPSITIQKLLIEKTPRQSINTKDDLLGWTALDYAFAMRCSTAVNALLTAEADVNRDALLKQILSNKLNHILIIAHEIDVLLKFRHDHFHTIIKQVLLDLVENLLNEKRLKTLVNHRELEYLTVLEYCSKYNMIGLFEQLLSQIRKQRMISTQEINQVFKIASENKAHDIVVHLTEQIYTLLPELESIPGHIAAVRDSIHENYSYLFPHIFNALCLRINTHMVDDTGIVVDDYTPGDDSIPPLDKKHYPKTCCVQSSTNVGMPLPEYDEKDILNEGHVIEALLATAVHEGNLPMVKYIVQKTNMAISNRTIVMVMRLLPKKDDICHEKSMDAFSYLLERTTDRDSTDDQGRNLLHMTAQNGCFFMLRCLIANGFDAATANISNGWNVFHYIAFNQDEDRTDKILEFLLIKGYMHWFDDLDRMVDSESNLLKACTNQNTQSKEKLNKKQYALLALYVIFSKEDLAKLLSDPEQQEAMQCLREAGQSNAKTSIIQQVRDGIPKFAQVIFAEYYAACWIFDNQQRMRSESFFRSWTFWTGYSGSSKQYRTRDFLNRLITKDSERCDLHLAVINQSAQQVRALLSKHPSVVFEKDAVGRLPLHLAVTYSSEEIVHMLTEKMSRQAVNTKDKFFQWTALDYAFASRYEDTVQHLLTVGAVVDEDNLLQQILSNNLRSLITGAHYYADFLNSHDHSRAIANRLLVRSVEYLLYEKQFDVFSRHTELESLTVLEYCSKYNMIGIFKHLVSQLSIRERISTELSSQLFQIASENNAHDIKTYFVDENNSLLPQMKSVAELISAVKSCINRNKISSFKSLFHALCLRINTHIVADTDIVVDDYAPGDDSIPPLDKKHYPKICCVQSSTNVGMPLPEYDEKDILNEGHVIEALLATAVHEGNLPMVKYIVQKTNMAISNRTIVMVMRLLPKKDDICHEKSMDAFSYLLERTTDRDSTDDQGRNLLHMTAQNGCFFMLRCLIANGFDAATANISNGWNVFHYIAFNQDEDRTDKILEFLLIKGYMHWFDDLDRMVDSDSNLLEACTNQNTQSKEKLNKQQYALLALYVIFSKEDLAELLFDPEQQEAMQCLRKAGQSNAKASIIQQVRDGIPKFAQVIFAEYYAACWIFDNQQRMRSESFFRSWTFWTGYSGSSKQYRTRDFLNRLITKDSERCDLHLAVINQSAQQVRALLSKDPSVVFEKDAVGRLPLHLAVTYSSGEIVNMLTEKMSRQAVNTKDKFFQWTALDYAFANLYEDTVQHLLTVGAVVDEDNLLQQILSNNIFSLIWGAHLYADFLNSHDHSRAIANRLLVRSVEYLLYEKQFDVFSRHTELESLTVLEYCSKYNMIGIFKHLVSQLSIRERISTELSSQLFQIASENNAHDIKTYFVDENNSLLPQMKSVAELISAVKSCINRNQISSFKGLFHALCLRINTNIVDDTDIVVDDYAPGDDSIPPLDKKHYPKTCCVQSSTNVGMPLPEYDEKDILNEGHVIEALLATAVHEGNLPMVKYIVQKTNMAISNRTIVMVMRLLPKKDDICHEKSMDAFSYLLERTTDRDSTDDQGRNLLHMTAQNGCFFMLRCLIVKGFDPATANISNGWNVFHYIAFNQDEDRTDKILEFLLIKGYMHWFDDLDRMVDSDSNLLEACTNQNTQSKEKLNKQQYALLALYVIFSKEDLAELLFDPEQQEAMQCLREAGQSNAKTSIIQQVRDGIPKFAQVIFAEYYAACWIFDNQQRMRSESFFRSWTFWTGYSGSSKQYRTRDFLNRLITKDSERCDLHLAVINQSAQQVRALLSKDPSVVFEKDAVGRLPLHLAVTYLSGEIVNMLTEKMSRQAVNTKDKFFQWTALDYAFASRYEDTVQHLLTVGAVVDEDNLLQQILSNNLRSLITGAHYYADFLNSHGHSRAIANRLHVRSVEYLLYEKQFDVFSRHTELESLTVLEYCSKYNMIGIFKHLVSQLSIRERISTELSSQLFQIASENNAHDIKTYFVDENNSLLPQMKSVAELISAVKSCINRNQISSFKGLFHALCLRINTNIVDDTDIVVDDYAPGDDSIPPLDKKHYPKTCCVQSSTNVGMPLPEYDEKDILNEGHVIEALLATAVHEGNLPMVKYIVQKTNMAISNRTIVMVMRLLPKKDDICHEKSMDAFSYLLERTTDRDSTDDQGRNLLHMTAQNGCFFMLRCLIANEFDAATANISNGWNVFHYVAFNQDEDRTDKILEFLLIKGYMHWFDDLDRMVDSDSNLLEACTNQNTQSKEKLNKQQYALLALYVIFSKEDLAKLLSDPEQQEAMQCLREAGQSNAKASIIQQVRDGIPKFAQVIFAEYYAACWIFDNQQRMRSESFFRSWTFWTGYSGSSKQYRTRDFLNRLITKDSERCDLHLAVINQSAEQVRALLSKHPSVVFEKDAVGRLPLHLAVTYLSGEIVNMLTEKMSRQAVNTKDKFFQWTALDYAFANRYEDTVQHLLTVGAVVDEDNLLQQILSNNLRSLITSAHYYADFLNSHGHSRAIANRLHVRSVEYLLYEKQFDVFSRHTELESLTVLEYCSKYNMIGIFKHLVSQLSIRERISTELSSQLFQIASENNAHDIKTYFVDENNSLLPQMKSVAELISAVKSCINRNQISSFKGLFHALCLRINTNIVDDTDIVVDDYAPGDDSIPPLDKKHYPKTCCVQSSTNVGMPLPEYDEKDILNEGHVIEALLATAVHEGNLQMGKYIVQKTNMAISNRTIVMVMRLLPKKDDVCHEKSMEAFSYLLERTTDRDSTDDQGRNLLHMTAQNGCFFMLRCLIVKGFDVTVVNQKNDDDVFHYVAFDQDEDRKQKKVELIVEKMRQLQRVTLVSSVNVG